In Vitis vinifera cultivar Pinot Noir 40024 chromosome 4, ASM3070453v1, the genomic window GCAAAAACAGGTTTAATCCATGCATAAAACAGAATATAACTCAaacgttttcaaataatgtatatatatatatatatatatatatatatatatatatataaattgtttttaaaaaaaaaatttaacaactgCAGTAATTTCTCTTACCTCAAATaagcactccaaatcttgaaaaGTTTGGCTCCAAAATTTACTTATCACCTAACATAACAAAAAAGTACTATCAACACTATtgattattcatttaaaataggTTTAAGAAtcctataatttatttatttatttatttattttttaagtcaatattattattacaaaaattattttccgaCTTTTTAACCAATAACAATTTATcctcaataatttatttttatttcctaaactaaattgaatttcgtaaaaatatttatttacaataatctctttcatcactttacataaagaatttatttatttaattatttattccaACTTTTCCTATGACCtacttcatattttaataagattATCCTACAATCCTCaatatatcctttttttttttttttccaccctCAATATCACAAGTCcttgacttttcaaccatatAACCAAACTCACACACACAGTAAGTCTCCATAATctacatattttctttttaatcactATTCTGCCAcatgttttttttctatttatttatttcaaaacctaACTTTCGACACCTATCCTACCATCTCCAGCACACACCAACcattaaacattaaataagaaaacatacaCTCTGGTAAAAAATATAacgaatatattaaaataagatctaagaattagaaaacaaaaatattccCTAGAGAAATCTGTTCTTCAAACCCTAGTCTTATGTCCTCTGGTATTCTATCGATAGGAATGAAAATTCAGAGAAGAATAGaaaagattttccttttttattttttattttttatacctaggtatttattaggaaaattacctttttacccctcttttattttattaaaataattaattctctaatattattattataaatttcatatagGGCGTTACAACTCATATCTCACCCAGTCTCATGGAAGAACCAGAGCCCAGATGGGAAGGCAAAGCCACAGCAGAGCTCAAAACCACCGCACCAGATCAGGTATGGCCTCTACTGGAGGACTTCTGCGGTATCCACAAGTGGTTTCCCGATCTTGATACTTCTTATCAAGTAGAGGGGGAGAAGGGCAAGCCTGGCCTGACTCGGTACTGTGCCAACAACCCCGGCGAGAGTGGCGTCAAGTGGGCTAAGGAGAAGCTCCTCACCATGGATCCTATCCAACGCTGCTTCAGCTACGAGGTTCTCGATAATAATATTGGATTCAACTCCTACGTTGCCACCATCAAAGTATTGCCGGTGGACGGCGGTGGGTGCCGGATCGAGTGGTCCTTCGCGTCCGGTCCGATCGAAGGGTGGAGATCGGATGACTTGGGTTCTTTTGTTGACTCATGTCTCCAATTCATGGCTAAGAAGATGGAAGCTGCCATCAAGAATGAAGACGGAAGCAGCTGCGGATAATgtaaaaatacataaatgtaATACGTCTCTACGTGTTGTGTTTATTGACATCCTTGgtgtattttcttattattattattattattattattaaatgcaATAGgatttatatttgataaaaattaagattaattatgGTTAAGTGTATTCACATTAAACCTAAAGGGATTcgtatttaattttgtaataaaaaaatacaaaataaaattaaaattaaattaaatttaaactaatatatattattaattttgaatttattttttatttattttcatattttctttatttgtacTTCTGATTGATGCGCATTTGTCTCTGCTGACTTTCTCTTTATATTCATTGCATTTGAACTTAAAGATctgtttttttgaaaaaaattaatttaaaaagggtttttttttataaaaaaaattacacgtttgacataacttaaaaaatgtttttaaaattttttaaaaatcaattataatattttttaaaaaaaacatttgataaatatcttaaaaaaaacacttccactacaaatatttcaaatataaatattgcaAAGCACTCCAAGTCATCTCAAAGATGGATTGGTTTGTAGTTATGCCCTGGGGCTTGATTTGGGAGAGGAGAAAGGCTGAAAGGGTGGGTAGATGGTAATTTTCCATAGGGATAGATgtcaaaaatggaaaatttgatgtAAAGAGGGTACAGTAAACTGATAATCTGGGTTCCTTAAATATGGGTCTGATATGCTTTTCAAACAATCCACAGGCCAACGAAAGACACCCACTTTTTTTACTTATCAATGAATATAAGTTCCTTCCCAAAAACGTAAATGAAGAGGCCAGTGAAAGACACCCACTTGCTACTTTTCAATGAATTCCTTCTCTTAGTAAGTCTGTGCATTTAATGGGAACCTTaaactattaagtattaagtgaCAGCACCAACACTGTGCAAAGGACATTcggtttattaatttttaagtcCAATCCGAATCATGAAAAGGACGGTCCAAGTCAGTCCAAAATCAAATTGGGAGTGGGGATAAAGAGAGGTTAGGCGGACGCTACTTGGTATTGTTTACATTCCCCTGTATATTCTCTCGCTCATCCCCTTTTCCCCTTCCTCCCTCTCCTCTCTGATGGCAGAAGAAACGCAGTTCAAATGGGAAGGAAAAGCCACCGCGGAGCTCAAGTCCACCAAGCCTGACCAAGTCTGGCCTTTCTTAGAGGATTTTTGCAGCCTCCACAAGTGGATGCCCAGTCTTGATACTTGCTATCAAGTGGAGGGTGTCAAGGGTCAGCCCGGCCTCATTCGCTACTGCTCCTCCACAGC contains:
- the LOC100257828 gene encoding lachrymatory-factor synthase, producing the protein MEEPEPRWEGKATAELKTTAPDQVWPLLEDFCGIHKWFPDLDTSYQVEGEKGKPGLTRYCANNPGESGVKWAKEKLLTMDPIQRCFSYEVLDNNIGFNSYVATIKVLPVDGGGCRIEWSFASGPIEGWRSDDLGSFVDSCLQFMAKKMEAAIKNEDGSSCG